Proteins from a single region of Synchiropus splendidus isolate RoL2022-P1 chromosome 3, RoL_Sspl_1.0, whole genome shotgun sequence:
- the col4a5 gene encoding collagen alpha-5(IV) chain produces MNPSQLAVTLILLALCAAVQRSDSAACSGCSGSKCDCSEKGQKGERGFPGLTGQPGVPGFPGPEGPTGSRGEKGSDGPAGPPGPKGIRGPAGLPGFPGTPGIPGLQGQDGPPGPRGTPGCNGTKGERGFPGTSGIPGQQGPQGPPGLPGEKGDPGDIISTNQFGEPGSVGLPGIPGAPGLQGSPGYQGPVGPPGARGIEGRPGAPGLPGPKGNMGLNFQGPKGEKGEPGLPGPPGPPGLVGEQIRPSETEIQRGDKGEPGYPGPPGDPGYQGPPGPSGGQKGEKGEFGEAGKRGKPGKDGDPGPPGFPGTKGEPGRPGQPGLDGARGLKGDRGFPGPPGVVIGGQTGGRVGPKGEPGIPGSPGLKGDRGPSGLPGAPGAPGSPGYGGGGGAGQPGFPGERGQKGETGAPGLSLPGPPGRPGSPGPQGPQGAPGAPGISSNGRNCVPGEPGRPGTQGERGYPGDTGQKGEKGDTCVNCYSPVSGIPGPPGAPGQPGFPGSPGGPGVKGERGFSGAPGSPGPIGPPGPQGAPGYPGEKGDPGDAITGPGTRGEKGDTGFPGTPGLPGLDGRPGRDGQPGLPGPKGAPGSLLVKGERGLPGDPGSPGIPGDRGSPGGPGFGPQGPSGEKGVQGVSGSPGGPGAPGAKGEPGDTIAQKGQPGPRGQDGQPGQPGSPGSPGQPGQPGFPGSPGPKGDPGLPGIGLPGPPGAKGFPGIPGQPGTSGGPGRPGVDGLPGQPGLPGPKGEPGFGLPGPPGLPGVPGAKGLPGPKGDPGFPGGPGGPGRSGFDGGPGSKGEPGIPGIPGARGPPGTPSSGLRGPPGPPGTPGPIGQPGFPGANGAKGDPGLPGLDIIGTPGERGTPGFPGSPGAPGTPGPPGGPGRDGLPGLPGAKGDMGPMGPPGPSGGPGGPGLPGGPGQKGEPGFQGRDGVPGGPGVKGERGDPGLQGPPGTSLPPHTFKGTKGEPGLPGGPGFSGQKGIAGLPGDPGLPGSDGRPGLPGPSGPKGDPGIPGVPGSPGGPGPKGNIGEMGIPGPPGQKGTPGLSGRPGSPGQPGSPGFPGTKGEPGSAGVGPPGPSGSKGEPGQPGFPGSPGLKGAPGSPGLPGVPGGPGSKGDPGLPGFQGTPGIPGPKGLDGGPGAPGLNGGPGRPGEPGRSGSPGIPGEKGQPGRDGIPGPAGVKGEPGLPGYGTPGPAGLPGFPGAKGDPGLPGPPGSPGFPGSKGEAGFPGLPGPAGQIGPPGAPGQALLGPKGLQGPPGPPGRGGQPGPQGPRGPPGSGGVKGEKGIPGSPGQPGYAGQKGETGTPGFPGTSGLPGGPGIKGDIGLPGVPGFPGSKGDPGIPGVSGLPGDPGDVGPQGPPGLPGVPPNPIVVKGERGPPGAPGLPGGRGLPGPSGREGQPGSPGLPGDPGLEGPPGFSGGPGRKGDPGPAGQPGQRGFPGPPGSDGPQGPPGLPGSASASHGFLITRHSQIQEVPFCPDGTNLIYDGYSLLYVQGNERAHGQDLGTAGSCLRRFSTMPFMFCNINNVCNFASRNDYSYWLSTPEPMPMSMAPITGESIKPYISRCAVCEAPAMVIAVHSQTIQIPNCPNNWSALWIGYSFMMHTSAGAEGSGQALASPGSCLEEFRSAPFIECHGKGTCNYYGNSYSFWLATVDQNEMFSKPQSETLKAGNLRTRVSRCVVCMKRT; encoded by the exons GCATGCAGTGGATGTTCTGGGTCCAAATGTGACTGCAGCGAAAAAGGACAGAAG GGTGAAAGAGGTTTCCCCGGTCTCACTGGGCAGCCAGGAGTTCCAGGATTCCCTGGACCTGAAGGGCCCACTGGATCCCGGGGAGAGAAG GGTAGCGATGGACCTGCAGGACCACCTGGCCCGAAAGGAATCAGA GGACCTGCTGGTTTGCCGGGATTCCCAGGAACACCAGGAATTCCT GGCCTGCAAGGCCAGGATGGACCACCTGGGCCAAGGGGAACACCAGGATGCAACGGCACAAAG GGAGAAAGAGGTTTCCCAGGAACATCTGGAATCCCAGGACAGCAAGGACCACAG GGTCCACCAGGTCTGCCGGGAGAGAAG GGAGACCCCGGCGATATCATTTCCACTAACCAATTTGGAGAGCCAGGGTCAGTGGGATTGCCCGGGATACCCGGAGCCCCA GGACTTCAGGGATCTCCAGGATATCAAGGACCAGTTGGCCCTCCAGGAGCCAGAGGTATTGAG GGTCGGCCCGGTGCTCCTGGTCTTCCAGGACCAAAG GGAAATATGGGCTTGAATTTCCAAGGACCCAAAGGAGAAAAG GGAGAGCCTGGCCTGCCAGGacctcctggtcctcctgggcTGGTGGGAGAGCAGATCAGACCGTccgagactgagattcagagaGGCGACAAG GGTGAACCAGGTTATCCAGGCCCCCCAGGTGATCCAGGCTACCAAGGTCCACCT GGTCCTTCTGGTGGGCAAAAAGGAGAGAAGGGAGAATTTGGAGAGGCTGGCAAGCGC GGGAAACCGGGCAAAGATGGTGACCCTGGCCCTCCTGGCTTCCCA GGAACTAAAGGCGAGCCAGGTCGACCTGGTCAACCAGGACTTGACGGAGCAAGA gGTCTTAAGGGTGACAGAGGATTTCCTGGTCCACCTGGGGTG GTGATTGGTGGACAAACAGGAGGTCGGGTGGGCCCCAAAGGTGAACCCGGAATCCCCGGATCACCAGGCCTTAAAGGCGACAGAGGACCATCAG GGTTACCTGGAGCACCAGGAGCACCAGGCAGTCCAGGTTATGGCGGCGGTGGCGGTGCAGGACAACCAGGATTTCCGGGAGAGAGGGGTCAGAAAGGAGAAACAGGCGCTCCAGGGCTTTCGCTACCCGGTCCTCCAGGCCGTCCAGGATCACCTGGACCGCAGGGTCCCCAAGGTGCTCCTGGCGCACCAGGGATTTCTTCAAATGGACGAAACTGTGTCCCTGGTGAACCTGGACGTCCTGGTACACAAGGAGAAAGAGGGTACCCAGGAGATACGGGACAAAAGG GTGAGAAGGGTGACACCTGTGTTAACTGCTATAGCCCAGTGTCTGGAATCCCGGGACCACCAGGAGCTCCAGGACAGCCTGGATTCCCAG GATCTCCTGGTGGGCCGGGTGTCAAAGGAGAGCGAGGATTCTCAGGAGCACCTGGCTCCCCTGGCCCCATT GGTCCCCCCGGTCCCCAAGGTGCTCCTGGATACCCCGGCGAAAAAGGAGACCCGGGAGATGCCATCACAGGCCCTGGTACTAGAGGAGAAAAGGGTGATACTGGCTTTCCTGGAACACCTGGCCTGCCAGGTTTGGATGGACGCCCTGGACGCGATGGACAGCCTGGTCTTCCAGGTCCTAAAGGAGCACCT GGATCTTTGCTGGTGAAAGGAGAGCGTGGACTACCTGGAGATCCAGGTAGTCCAGGTATTCCAGGAGACAGAGGTAGCCCTGGAGGGCCTGGTTTTGGACCTCAGGGTCCTTCAGGTGAAAAGGGTGTCCAAGGTGTCTCCGGATCGCCTGGTGGCCCCGGCGCTCCTG GTGCCAAGGGTGAACCTGGTGACACGATAGCTCAGAAAGGTCAGCCAGGACCACGAGGTCAAGATGGACAGCCAGGACAGCCTGGAAGTCCAG GTAGTCCCGGTCAACCTGGGCAGCCTGGTTTCCCTGGTTCACCTGGACCCAAGGGTGACCCTGGACTTCCCGGGATTGGACTCCCAGGACCTCCTGGCGCTAAAG GATTTCCAGGTATCCCAGGACAACCAGGAACTTCTGGAGGACCTGGCAGACCAGGGGTTGATGGACTTCCCGGTCAGCCAGGACTCCCTGGACCCAAG GGTGAACCTGGCTTTGGACTCCCTGGACCACCAGGTTTACCGGGAGTACCTGGAGCCAAAGGTCTTCCTGGACCTAAAGGAGATCCAGGATTCCCAGGTGGTCCTGGAGGGCCAGGTCGATCTGGTTTTGATGGTGGCCCTGGATCTAAAG GTGAGCCAGGTATTCCTGGTATTCCTGGAGCTCGTGGACCACCTGGAACCCCAAGTAGTGGTTTACGTGGGCCACCTGGCCCTCCTGGAACCCCAGGCCCTATTGGGCAGCCTG GGTTCCCAGGAGCAAATGGAGCAAAGGGAGACCCTGGTTTGCCTGGTTTAGATATCATTGGCACTCCTGGAGAGAGAGGAACCCCTGGTTTCCCGGGATCCCCCGGTGCTCCTGGTACCCCAGGACCACCTGGAGGACCTGGACGGGACGGCCTTCCTGGACTTCCTG GCGCCAAAGGAGACATGGGTCCGATGGGACCTCCAGGACCATCTGGGGGGCCTGGTGGGCCTGGACTGCCTGGTGGTCCTGGACAAAAAG GTGAACCTGGATTCCAAGGGAGGGATGGTGTTCCTGGAGGCCCTGGGGTAAAAGGAGAGAGAGGCGACCCAGGTCTTCAGGGTCCACCTGGAACCAGCCTGCCACCACATACCTTTAAGGGAACAAAAGGAGAACCAGGATTGCCAG GGGGGCCAGGCTTCTCAGGTCAGAAGGGTATCGCAGGACTCCCTGGTGATCCTGGACTTCCTGGATCAGATGGACGCCCAGGACTTCCCGGACCGTCGG GTCCGAAGGGAGATCCTGGCATTCCTGGCGTTCCAGGTAGTCCTGGAGGTCCAGGACCAAAAGGAAACATTGGAGAAATGGGAATTCCAG GTCCTCCTGGACAGAAGGGAACACCAGGGCTTTCAGGCAGACCAGGTTCCCCTGGGCAGCCTGGCTCACCAGGATTTCCTGGGACCAAAGGTGAACCAGGTTCTGCTGGAGTTGGACCACCTGGACCATCTGGATCTAAG GGTGAACCTGGACAGCCTGGTTTCCCCGGGTCTCCAGGACTGAAAGGAGCTCCAGGATCACCTGGTCTGCCAGGCGTGCCTGGCGGTCCTGGGTCAAAAGGAGATCCTGGTCTCCCCGGATTCCAAG GTACCCCTGGTATTCCTGGTCCCAAGGGCCTTGATGGAGGACCTGGTGCCCCAGGTCTTAATGGAGGTCCAGGCAGACCTGGAGAACCTGGTCGATCAGGATCGCCAGGAATTCCAGGAGAAAAGGGTCAACCAGGTCGTGATGGGATCCCCGGTCCAGCAGGAGTTAAAGGAGAGCCAG GTCTGCCAGGCTATGGTACTCCAGGGCCAGCTGGACTCCCAGGATTCCCAG GTGCTAAGGGAGACCCCGGTCTTCCTGGCCCACCTGGCAGCCCAGGTTTCCCAGGCTCAAAGGGAGAGGCTGGGTTCCCTGGCCTCCCTGGTCCAGCTGGACAGATCGGCCCTCCTGGAGCACCAGGTCAGGCACTGCTTGGACCCAAAGGCTTACAAGGACCTCCAGGACCACCTGGCAGAGGAG GACAACCCGGTCCCCAAGGTCCTCGAGGACCTCCAGGAAGCGGCGGCGTCAAGGGAGAGAAGGGTATTCCGGGGTCTCCGGGACAGCCGGGATACGCAGGACAGAAGGGAGAGACTGGTACTCCTGGATTCCCT GGTACTTCAGGTCTTCCTGGTGGACCGGGTATTAAGGGAGACATTGGCCTTCCTGGCGTTCCTGGTTTCCCAG GATCGAAAGGAGACCCTGGTATCCCAGGAGTTAGCGGTCTTCCGGGTGATCCTGGAGACGTGGGACCTCAGG GCCCCCCTGGACTGCCAGGTGTACCACCTAACCCAATTGTGGTGAAAGGAGAGAGAGGCCCCCCTGGTGCTCCAGGACTCCCAGGTGGCCGTGGACTTCCTGGACCCTCCGGACGTGAGGGACAGCCAG GTTCCCCTGGTTTACCTGGAGATCCTGGACTTGAGGGACCACCTGGTTTCAGTGGTGGACCTGGTCGGAAAGGAGACCCTGGACCTGCTGGACAGCCTG GTCAGCGAGGCTTCCCAGGTCCGCCCGGTTCTGATGGTCCTCAGGGGCCTCCTGGTCTTCCAGGGTCAGCCTCAGCGTCCCATGGCTTCCTCATCACTCGCCACAGTCAAATTCAGGAAGTGCCATTCTGTCCTGATGGGACGAACCTCATCTACGATGGATACTCTCTGCTCTACGTCCAGGGCAACGAGCGCGCACATGGACAGGACCTTG GCACGGCAGGAAGCTGCTTGCGTCGTTTCAGCACCATGCCCTTCATGTTCTGCAACATCAATAACGTTTGCAACTTCGCCTCTCGCAACGACTACTCCTACTGGCTGTCCACGCCCGAGCCCATGCCCATGTCCATGGCGCCCATCACAGGAGAGAGCATCAAGCCATACATCAGCAG GTGTGCAGTGTGTGAAGCTCCAGCCATGGTGATCGCAGTGCACAGCCAAACGATCCAGATCCCCAACTGTCCAAACAACTGGTCCGCCTTGTGGATCGGATACTCCTTCATGATG CACACCAGCGCCGGAGCAGAGGGTTCTGGCCAGGCCCTGGCCTCCCCTGGCTCTTGCCTGGAGGAGTTCCGTAGCGCCCCCTTCATTGAGTGCCACGGCAAAGGAACCTGTAACTACTACGGCAACTCCTACAGCTTCTGGCTGGCCACTGTAGACCAAAACGAGATGTTCAG TAAGCCGCAGTCTGAGACGCTCAAGGCCGGCAATCTGCGGACACGCGTCAGCCGTTGCGTGGTCTGCATGAAGAGGACGTAA